A stretch of the Saccharolobus caldissimus genome encodes the following:
- a CDS encoding phosphotriesterase family protein yields the protein MGKIPLVGKGEINPEDMGFTLMHEHLRVFSEAVRFQWPHLYNEEEEFRNAVNEVKNAMKRGVKTIVDPTVMGLGRDIKFMEKIVKETGINLIAGTGIYIYIDLPFYFLGRSVNEIADLFIHDIKVGIQNTKNKAAFIKIAADEPGITPDVEKVIRAAAIAHKETKVPIITHSNAHNNTGMEQQRILMEEGVDPGKILIGHLGDTDNLEYIKKIADKGSYVGLDRYGLDLFLPIEKRNETLLKLIREGYSDRLMISQDYCCTIDWGTAKPEYKPKLAPKWNMTLIFDDVIPYLKKNGISEEIINKIFVENPRRFFS from the coding sequence ATGGGCAAAATACCATTAGTTGGAAAGGGAGAAATTAATCCAGAAGATATGGGATTTACTTTAATGCATGAACACTTAAGAGTGTTCAGTGAAGCAGTGAGATTTCAATGGCCTCATCTTTATAACGAAGAGGAGGAGTTTAGAAACGCAGTAAATGAGGTTAAAAATGCGATGAAAAGGGGAGTTAAAACTATCGTAGATCCTACGGTTATGGGTCTCGGGAGGGATATAAAATTTATGGAAAAGATAGTTAAAGAGACTGGAATAAATTTAATTGCAGGTACTGGAATTTACATCTATATAGACTTACCCTTTTATTTTCTAGGTAGATCAGTAAATGAAATAGCTGATTTATTTATTCATGATATTAAAGTAGGTATACAAAATACTAAGAATAAGGCAGCTTTTATTAAGATAGCCGCGGACGAACCAGGTATAACTCCCGATGTGGAAAAGGTGATAAGAGCGGCAGCCATTGCCCATAAGGAGACAAAGGTTCCTATAATAACTCATTCGAATGCTCATAACAATACTGGAATGGAACAACAGAGGATATTAATGGAAGAGGGCGTTGACCCAGGGAAGATACTAATAGGGCATTTAGGGGATACAGATAACTTGGAATACATAAAGAAAATAGCAGATAAAGGTTCATACGTGGGGTTAGATAGATATGGTCTAGATTTATTTCTGCCTATCGAGAAAAGAAATGAGACATTATTAAAATTAATTAGAGAAGGCTATAGTGATAGATTAATGATATCCCAGGATTACTGTTGCACTATTGACTGGGGCACCGCTAAACCTGAATATAAACCAAAGTTAGCGCCAAAATGGAATATGACTTTAATATTCGACGATGTAATACCTTATTTAAAGAAGAATGGAATATCGGAGGAAATAATAAATAAAATATTCGTAGAAAATCCACGCAGATTTTTCAGTTAA
- a CDS encoding MBL fold metallo-hydrolase — protein sequence MILTLKLPMQGPLKYINSYLIKSSNDNGVLIDTGLPTQEDMLMLTNYLKNYGFPKIVIVTHYHPDHIGLVRLFKDSLVIIHEKELEYINYLMDDSYENEMKKYFILNGFPEDIVNRIFRNKNRFYEIINGVNFTTIKDNEEIKVDNEERIKVLWTPGHTMGHICLQYKDYLFCGDHILPDVTPNVSLLREEDNPLRNYLTSLERIKELKIKQIYPAHGEPFSNVSERVEEIKEHHRRRLEEILKIIERKGKANGYEIAMNISWYKKWDELSNFDKQLAMGETLAHIKYLLEEGIIREIKIGNSIYYTKSS from the coding sequence ATGATATTAACTTTGAAATTACCTATGCAAGGACCGTTAAAGTACATCAATTCATATTTAATTAAATCTTCTAATGATAACGGAGTTCTAATAGACACGGGTTTGCCTACACAAGAGGATATGTTAATGCTCACCAATTACTTGAAGAATTACGGGTTTCCTAAAATTGTTATAGTTACTCACTATCATCCAGATCACATAGGTTTAGTTAGACTATTTAAAGACTCACTTGTTATTATCCATGAGAAAGAATTGGAATACATTAATTATTTGATGGATGATAGCTATGAGAATGAGATGAAAAAGTATTTCATTTTAAACGGTTTTCCAGAAGATATTGTAAATAGAATTTTCAGAAATAAAAATAGATTTTATGAAATTATTAATGGCGTTAATTTTACTACCATTAAGGATAATGAGGAGATAAAAGTTGACAACGAGGAGAGAATAAAGGTATTGTGGACGCCTGGGCATACTATGGGACATATATGCTTACAGTATAAGGACTATTTATTTTGCGGAGATCATATATTACCAGATGTAACTCCAAACGTCTCTTTATTAAGAGAGGAAGATAATCCGCTAAGGAATTATTTAACTAGTCTAGAGAGAATTAAGGAACTAAAAATTAAGCAAATATATCCAGCTCATGGTGAACCTTTTAGTAACGTTTCTGAAAGGGTAGAGGAAATTAAAGAACATCACAGAAGAAGGTTAGAGGAAATATTGAAGATTATCGAAAGAAAGGGTAAGGCTAACGGTTATGAGATTGCAATGAACATATCGTGGTATAAGAAATGGGATGAATTGTCTAATTTTGATAAACAATTAGCTATGGGTGAGACTTTAGCCCATATTAAGTACTTACTTGAGGAAGGTATCATAAGGGAAATTAAAATTGGTAATTCGATTTATTACACTAAAAGTAGTTGA
- a CDS encoding 3-hydroxyacyl-CoA dehydrogenase/enoyl-CoA hydratase family protein, which yields MKVEDIKKILVVGAGTMGHGIAEVAAIAGYQVYLSDISQDILNSALERIRWSLSKLQERGQIKESTDSVLSRIKPVVGLDKSVSDADFSIEAAPERLDIKKQVFSKLDELLPPHAILASNTSSLPISRIAEATKRPEKVVGMHFFNPPVLMQLVEVMKGDKTSDETAKITYELAKKFGKQPIMINKDIPGYIVNRILGGINIAACILVEKKIADFKEIDAVARYKLGFPMGVFELMDYTGIDVAYYVSKSREELGIKDDIPICSLIEEKFKNNELGVKTGKGFYTYPAPGKYVKPELPKELADKLNPVLLLAGAINEAARLLRENVATKEDIDLGVRLGLGLPKGIFQYADELGIDNVVKALDELKAISGYKSYSVDPLLAQMVSENKLGVKTGVGFYQYGKVEERKLNTIIIRIEPPLAWIILNRPERLNALNAELISELDRALDELEINDQVRVVILTGNGRAFSAGADITSFVSLRPIDVIRLRTLRNVINKIALYTKPVIAALNGFTLGGGLEIAMACDIRIASEVAQLGQPEINIGIIPGAGGTQRLPRLIGKGRAKLLIYTGDMVSAEEAYKMGLVDLVVPANRFEDEVRRVALKIAEKSPLSLLAAKLAIELGNEANIWTGQTLEATLFGLLFTTKDVEEGVKAFLEKRKPQFKGE from the coding sequence ATGAAGGTAGAAGACATTAAGAAAATTCTCGTAGTAGGAGCAGGAACGATGGGCCATGGCATAGCGGAAGTTGCAGCAATAGCTGGATATCAGGTATATTTAAGTGATATTTCGCAAGACATTTTAAATAGTGCACTTGAAAGGATAAGATGGAGTTTAAGCAAGCTTCAAGAGAGAGGACAAATTAAGGAAAGCACAGATAGTGTTTTATCAAGAATAAAACCAGTAGTGGGGTTAGATAAAAGTGTAAGTGATGCAGATTTTTCAATAGAAGCTGCACCAGAAAGATTAGATATTAAAAAACAAGTATTTTCTAAGCTCGACGAGCTTTTACCCCCTCACGCTATATTAGCTTCTAATACTAGTAGTTTGCCGATATCCAGAATAGCTGAAGCTACTAAGAGACCAGAGAAAGTTGTAGGTATGCATTTCTTTAACCCTCCAGTATTAATGCAATTAGTCGAGGTTATGAAAGGAGACAAGACAAGTGATGAGACCGCTAAAATTACGTATGAATTAGCTAAAAAGTTCGGAAAGCAGCCCATAATGATAAATAAGGATATTCCAGGATATATTGTAAATAGGATCTTAGGAGGAATTAACATAGCTGCATGTATATTAGTAGAAAAGAAAATAGCTGATTTTAAAGAAATCGATGCTGTAGCTAGATATAAATTAGGTTTCCCAATGGGAGTATTCGAGCTAATGGATTACACTGGGATAGACGTAGCATATTACGTTTCAAAGTCTAGAGAGGAATTAGGAATTAAGGATGATATACCCATTTGCAGTTTAATAGAGGAGAAATTTAAGAATAACGAGCTAGGAGTTAAAACCGGTAAGGGGTTCTATACTTATCCAGCTCCAGGGAAATATGTAAAACCTGAACTTCCCAAGGAACTTGCGGATAAACTAAATCCCGTATTATTATTAGCAGGAGCTATAAATGAAGCTGCAAGGCTTTTAAGGGAAAACGTAGCAACTAAGGAAGATATAGATCTAGGTGTTAGGTTAGGTTTAGGATTGCCTAAAGGTATATTTCAATATGCCGACGAATTAGGTATAGATAACGTAGTTAAGGCTTTAGATGAACTTAAGGCTATATCTGGGTATAAAAGTTATTCAGTAGACCCGCTCCTAGCGCAAATGGTAAGTGAAAACAAGTTAGGTGTGAAAACTGGAGTTGGTTTCTATCAATACGGAAAGGTGGAGGAGAGGAAACTGAATACAATAATTATACGTATAGAGCCTCCCCTTGCATGGATCATACTAAATAGGCCAGAGCGATTAAATGCGTTAAATGCAGAGTTAATAAGTGAGTTAGATAGGGCTTTAGATGAGCTAGAGATTAACGATCAAGTTAGGGTCGTTATATTAACTGGGAATGGAAGAGCATTCTCAGCTGGTGCTGATATAACATCTTTCGTATCATTAAGACCAATAGATGTAATAAGATTAAGGACTTTAAGGAACGTTATTAATAAGATTGCTCTCTACACTAAACCAGTAATAGCTGCTTTAAACGGCTTTACTTTAGGTGGAGGTCTTGAAATTGCGATGGCTTGCGACATAAGGATAGCATCTGAAGTAGCACAATTAGGACAACCCGAAATTAATATTGGAATAATACCTGGGGCAGGAGGTACTCAAAGACTTCCAAGATTGATAGGTAAGGGAAGAGCGAAATTATTAATATACACTGGAGATATGGTATCTGCTGAGGAAGCTTATAAAATGGGTTTAGTAGATTTAGTAGTTCCAGCTAATAGATTTGAGGATGAAGTAAGAAGAGTTGCATTAAAGATAGCTGAGAAGTCTCCCTTATCTCTACTTGCGGCTAAGTTAGCCATAGAGTTAGGAAATGAAGCCAATATATGGACAGGGCAAACACTAGAAGCAACGCTGTTCGGACTATTATTCACCACAAAGGATGTAGAAGAAGGGGTTAAAGCGTTCCTAGAAAAAAGAAAACCTCAATTTAAAGGAGAATAA
- a CDS encoding acyl-CoA dehydrogenase family protein, with protein sequence MSKEESELEEYRVKVREWIRKNVPEEIRIKGDMAPPDVLRNWQRKIYEAGYLGVSWPKEYGGWGEDPIKEIIVREEFAKAGVPYATVGLGVSVVGPAILLNGSEEQKKKYIKRILTAEDIWCQGFSEPQAGSDLAGIKTKAEDKGEYFIVNGQKIWSSYAHLANYCFLLARTGEPSERHKGLTMLIVDMKSEGIKVSPIKQITGRSEFNTVYFNNVKVPKENVVGKIGEGWKVAMSTLNYERLNIGTILFAVERLIRDLIKDMYNDQLFNTAEDIIALKSFYKRILERIKKGYIVGPEAAVIKLIASEAIQRVYENAVSNSDINVLIMESKPGFRPDLVYGLLASRAITIAGGTSEILRNLLGEVVLGLPKG encoded by the coding sequence ATGAGCAAAGAAGAGAGTGAACTAGAAGAGTATAGAGTTAAGGTTAGAGAATGGATAAGGAAAAACGTACCTGAGGAAATTAGAATTAAGGGTGATATGGCTCCACCTGATGTTCTAAGAAATTGGCAGAGGAAGATTTACGAGGCAGGATATTTAGGCGTATCGTGGCCTAAGGAATATGGAGGATGGGGAGAAGATCCCATAAAAGAGATAATAGTCAGAGAGGAATTTGCTAAAGCTGGAGTACCATATGCTACAGTAGGTTTAGGAGTTTCAGTAGTAGGTCCAGCTATCCTACTTAATGGCAGTGAAGAACAGAAAAAGAAATACATTAAGAGAATATTAACGGCTGAAGATATTTGGTGCCAAGGATTCTCAGAACCCCAGGCTGGATCTGATTTAGCTGGAATAAAGACTAAGGCAGAAGATAAGGGAGAGTACTTTATAGTTAACGGGCAGAAGATCTGGAGTAGTTATGCTCATTTGGCCAATTACTGTTTCCTCTTAGCTAGAACAGGTGAGCCGTCAGAAAGGCATAAGGGTTTAACAATGCTTATCGTGGATATGAAAAGTGAGGGAATAAAAGTAAGTCCGATTAAACAAATTACTGGGAGATCAGAGTTTAATACAGTTTACTTCAATAACGTTAAAGTACCAAAAGAGAACGTTGTGGGGAAAATAGGTGAGGGATGGAAAGTAGCAATGTCTACTCTTAATTACGAGAGGCTTAATATAGGGACGATACTATTCGCAGTGGAGAGGCTTATTAGAGATTTAATAAAGGACATGTACAACGATCAACTATTTAACACAGCAGAGGACATAATAGCCCTAAAGTCCTTTTATAAGAGAATATTAGAAAGGATAAAGAAGGGATATATAGTTGGTCCAGAAGCTGCTGTGATTAAGTTAATAGCCTCTGAGGCAATTCAACGTGTATATGAAAACGCTGTAAGTAACTCTGATATAAATGTATTAATAATGGAAAGTAAACCAGGATTTAGACCGGATCTAGTTTACGGTTTACTAGCTTCTAGAGCTATAACGATAGCTGGTGGTACTTCAGAAATTTTAAGAAATCTATTAGGAGAAGTGGTCTTAGGGTTACCTAAGGGATAA
- a CDS encoding long-chain-fatty-acid--CoA ligase, translating to MEIIKGFPSTMMDDYQMNVTQILVHAGRWYGEQEIVSRRSDGTIFRYNYAEALKRVKRMASSLKSLGIKVGDRVGVLEWNTHRFYELYFSIPAIGAVMVELNPRLHPLQLAKIINHSNINVLILNENFISLIESILNNIKVRKYIIITDSNQLPSTKLERIYNYEDLLNKGDVEYNIPMFDERTACYAAYTTGTTGDPKGIYYSHRSIVLNTLVISRNLTVDDTFMQLVPMFHVNGWLGFMAATLVGAKLVFPGRYTINDPEPLVSLLINEKVTVTAGVPEIFSAILNYLMKMDKKPIFTNTRILIGGSEPPLSLVIGLMGFGFQVGQGYGATETTPSVAGSVLKPKVKEKYTDKELVDLLRKQGIPTFGVDIKVVDPITGNEVPHDGKTVGEIWVRGFWVASSYYNDPRTVESFVGDGVERWWKTGDLAVVDELGYIKIVDRIKDVIKSGGEWISTIDLENYLMTHPAVSEATVIGVPHPKWGERPLAFVILRPEFEGKVNKEDLLKHLGQRFAKWQLPDDIIFVKEIPKTSVGKFDKKVLREKYRDYFSKTK from the coding sequence ATGGAGATCATAAAAGGTTTCCCTTCAACTATGATGGATGATTATCAAATGAATGTAACACAAATATTAGTTCATGCAGGAAGATGGTATGGAGAACAAGAGATAGTTTCTAGAAGATCTGATGGTACAATATTTAGATATAATTATGCTGAGGCATTAAAAAGGGTTAAAAGGATGGCTAGTTCATTAAAATCACTAGGAATTAAGGTAGGAGATAGAGTAGGTGTATTGGAATGGAACACTCATAGGTTTTATGAACTATATTTCTCGATACCTGCGATTGGTGCAGTAATGGTTGAATTAAATCCTAGATTACATCCGTTGCAATTAGCTAAGATCATAAATCACTCTAATATAAATGTCCTTATACTTAATGAGAATTTCATATCATTAATAGAAAGTATATTAAATAATATAAAAGTCAGAAAATATATTATAATTACAGATAGCAATCAATTACCCTCAACAAAATTAGAGCGAATATATAATTATGAAGATTTGTTAAATAAAGGAGACGTTGAATATAATATTCCTATGTTTGATGAAAGAACTGCATGTTATGCTGCATATACTACTGGGACTACTGGAGATCCCAAGGGAATATATTATTCCCATAGGTCTATAGTACTTAATACCCTAGTAATTTCTAGAAATTTAACGGTTGATGATACTTTTATGCAATTAGTACCTATGTTTCATGTAAATGGTTGGTTAGGCTTTATGGCTGCAACTCTAGTTGGCGCTAAACTGGTATTTCCAGGTAGATATACTATAAATGATCCAGAGCCTTTAGTAAGTTTGCTCATAAATGAGAAGGTGACAGTAACAGCTGGTGTACCTGAAATTTTTAGTGCTATTCTAAATTATTTAATGAAAATGGATAAGAAACCTATATTTACTAACACTAGAATATTAATTGGTGGCAGTGAACCACCTTTGAGCTTAGTTATAGGTTTAATGGGTTTCGGTTTTCAAGTTGGGCAAGGATATGGTGCGACAGAAACTACTCCATCTGTGGCTGGCAGTGTACTTAAGCCCAAAGTTAAGGAGAAATATACAGATAAGGAGTTAGTAGATTTATTAAGAAAACAAGGTATTCCAACTTTTGGCGTAGATATAAAAGTTGTTGACCCAATTACTGGTAATGAGGTACCTCATGATGGGAAGACTGTAGGCGAGATTTGGGTTAGAGGTTTTTGGGTAGCATCTTCTTATTATAACGATCCTAGAACTGTTGAATCCTTTGTAGGTGATGGAGTAGAAAGATGGTGGAAAACTGGCGATTTAGCAGTAGTAGATGAGCTAGGGTATATTAAAATTGTCGATAGAATAAAGGATGTTATAAAGAGTGGTGGTGAATGGATAAGTACTATAGATTTGGAGAATTACTTAATGACACATCCTGCAGTTTCTGAAGCAACGGTAATAGGTGTTCCTCATCCTAAGTGGGGAGAAAGACCCTTAGCATTTGTAATTTTAAGGCCGGAGTTTGAGGGAAAAGTAAACAAGGAAGATTTATTAAAACATTTGGGTCAAAGATTCGCTAAATGGCAACTACCAGATGATATAATATTTGTAAAGGAAATTCCAAAGACTAGTGTAGGAAAATTTGATAAGAAAGTACTTAGAGAGAAATATAGGGATTACTTTAGTAAGACGAAATAA
- a CDS encoding Zn-ribbon domain-containing OB-fold protein produces MNDLELRRKYFEMFERNELPFLECKRCGFRFYYPRIICPRCKSSDIELKVSNGLGKIFAMTRIHKKDGNIITYGIIELSEGFRMYSNIIEDENKKADINESVKVVFIEINKMKYPTFKVI; encoded by the coding sequence ATGAACGATCTAGAATTGAGAAGGAAATATTTCGAAATGTTCGAGCGCAATGAACTTCCATTCCTAGAATGTAAAAGATGCGGATTTAGGTTTTATTATCCGAGGATTATCTGTCCAAGGTGCAAATCTTCTGATATAGAATTGAAAGTTAGTAATGGTCTAGGTAAAATTTTTGCTATGACAAGAATTCATAAGAAAGACGGCAACATAATAACATATGGTATAATAGAATTAAGTGAAGGATTTAGGATGTATTCAAATATAATTGAAGATGAAAATAAGAAGGCCGATATAAATGAGAGTGTTAAAGTGGTATTTATCGAGATTAACAAGATGAAATATCCCACATTTAAGGTAATATAG
- a CDS encoding thiolase family protein, whose product MIVGFAGKIFKKYEKDGIDLLKETIDEALDMAGLEYKDIDGIIANVGRGSFHNNKSYFNPADQISEYLGIRPKYIDHIQYGGPSALTMIYRAYKAIRANEAETILCIQGGKISHLRNSPNIKSDLVDTPFDDFIKVYDQMLPISDYAMIAYRHSKLFGTTDQQRALIAVMQRYNAMNNEKAMFRDPITVEDVLSSRIVSEPLHLLEIVYPVDGFHVFIVSKKTSKSKLRSIDILAYGEAHWPEPPAEWDDIIYTPTVESSRRASFNLEKVDAFELYDSFTITVMLQMEDIGMVEKGKVGKFVESNDLTYKGNIPINTGGGSLNTGQPAYMSGGVILEEALLQLNDMAKGHQVKEVNVIFLNGLGWWSRRHAVTLILGERK is encoded by the coding sequence ATGATTGTAGGTTTTGCAGGTAAGATTTTCAAAAAATACGAAAAAGATGGAATAGATTTACTGAAGGAAACTATAGATGAGGCGTTGGACATGGCAGGTCTAGAATATAAGGATATCGATGGAATCATTGCAAATGTCGGAAGAGGATCTTTTCACAATAACAAGTCGTACTTTAATCCTGCAGATCAGATAAGTGAATATCTGGGAATAAGACCTAAATATATAGACCACATTCAATATGGAGGACCTTCAGCCTTAACTATGATATATAGGGCATATAAGGCAATTAGGGCAAATGAGGCTGAGACAATATTATGCATACAAGGGGGTAAGATTTCTCATTTAAGGAATTCACCTAATATAAAATCCGACTTAGTTGATACTCCATTTGATGATTTCATAAAAGTTTATGATCAAATGCTTCCCATATCTGATTACGCTATGATAGCATATAGGCATTCTAAGCTTTTCGGTACCACGGATCAGCAAAGAGCGTTAATTGCAGTAATGCAGAGGTATAATGCTATGAATAACGAGAAGGCTATGTTTAGGGATCCAATAACAGTTGAAGACGTACTTTCTTCAAGAATTGTATCAGAGCCTTTACATTTATTGGAAATAGTATATCCAGTAGACGGTTTTCATGTATTTATAGTTAGTAAAAAGACTAGTAAGTCTAAGTTAAGAAGTATTGACATCTTAGCCTATGGAGAGGCGCATTGGCCAGAACCTCCTGCTGAATGGGACGATATAATTTATACTCCTACAGTTGAAAGTTCTAGAAGAGCATCTTTTAATTTAGAAAAGGTTGATGCGTTTGAATTGTATGATTCATTTACAATAACTGTGATGTTACAAATGGAAGATATAGGAATGGTAGAAAAGGGTAAGGTAGGAAAGTTTGTTGAGTCTAATGATCTAACCTATAAAGGGAATATTCCAATAAATACTGGAGGGGGTAGTTTAAATACTGGACAGCCAGCTTATATGAGTGGAGGCGTTATATTAGAGGAGGCTTTACTTCAGTTAAACGATATGGCTAAGGGTCATCAAGTGAAAGAAGTCAATGTAATATTTTTAAATGGTTTAGGATGGTGGAGTAGAAGGCATGCAGTAACGTTAATATTAGGTGAGAGGAAATGA
- a CDS encoding SCP2 sterol-binding domain-containing protein, producing the protein MSEFIYPSKEWANEWCRRLNESKEYNDAGKGWVSPILFVVTDLPPQVSESLGLKGTSSLAMKLYLNNGQCQGVEFFTDLSKADAPYILEATYENWKGVITGKLQVVSALLSGTIKLKKGSLFDLARYTTASVIMAKISTEINTKFLS; encoded by the coding sequence ATGTCAGAATTTATTTATCCGAGTAAAGAATGGGCTAATGAGTGGTGTAGAAGGTTAAATGAAAGTAAAGAATATAACGATGCTGGAAAAGGCTGGGTTTCACCAATTTTATTTGTAGTTACGGATTTGCCTCCTCAAGTATCAGAGTCTTTAGGACTAAAAGGAACTTCTAGCTTAGCAATGAAATTATATCTAAATAATGGTCAATGTCAGGGCGTAGAGTTCTTCACTGATTTATCTAAGGCTGATGCACCTTATATATTGGAAGCTACTTACGAAAATTGGAAAGGAGTAATAACTGGTAAACTTCAAGTAGTCTCAGCACTATTGTCTGGGACGATAAAGTTAAAGAAGGGTAGCCTTTTCGATTTAGCCAGATACACTACAGCCTCAGTTATCATGGCTAAAATATCTACCGAGATTAATACGAAGTTCTTATCGTAG
- a CDS encoding TetR/AcrR family transcriptional regulator — protein MYREPKTEKGKETLNKIINAAVDLIYEKGFLNTSISDITSRAGVAYGLFYFYFKSKYDILDELIRKFNREMRYYLKVNTMGIQDRIEIEKVGMRKFLEWMDNNKKYYKIFIEAQVHRPEMYVWHFMKLSERYRIGLQDAMNKGQIIRVDPELLSYVLIGIGEIIGKRYLLWTNQGLNKKLLNDLDILIENLLRPK, from the coding sequence ATGTATAGAGAGCCTAAGACTGAAAAGGGGAAAGAAACATTAAATAAGATAATTAACGCAGCTGTAGATCTAATATATGAGAAAGGTTTTCTAAATACAAGTATAAGTGATATAACATCAAGGGCTGGTGTAGCATATGGACTATTTTATTTCTATTTTAAGAGCAAATATGATATATTAGATGAATTGATAAGAAAGTTTAACAGAGAGATGAGATATTATCTGAAAGTTAATACTATGGGTATTCAAGATAGAATAGAGATAGAGAAGGTAGGAATGAGGAAATTTCTAGAATGGATGGACAATAATAAAAAATATTATAAGATATTCATAGAAGCTCAAGTACATAGACCAGAAATGTATGTTTGGCACTTCATGAAATTATCAGAAAGATATAGGATAGGATTACAAGATGCGATGAATAAAGGGCAGATAATACGTGTAGATCCAGAACTGCTTTCTTATGTTCTGATAGGAATAGGGGAAATCATCGGAAAGAGATATCTCTTATGGACAAATCAAGGACTAAACAAAAAACTATTGAACGATTTGGATATACTTATAGAGAATTTGTTAAGACCTAAGTGA
- a CDS encoding MFS transporter: MSNKNILDEYLARIDRLPTWGLSYAILWAIGFSYFITLYDAVGNLGAALPFIPFINASQASLIASLGLFGYIPGSLGLGYLADRIGRRPVLILTVLLTAIGSLGMALSINFPMLAVFRFIEGAGIGGDLNLAMVYISEFAPASKRGKYANWIYLSGWIAVGVGATIAAFLVTSLSSIGWRLAFGIAAIMGFAALVLRTKAPETVRFLVKKGRIKEAESIVKIMEETSMRRAKIESLPQPRVIQYTYQITNPFSILANKIFLKRLIGLVIFWFFLYFVQYTFSLLWDYYGKFLGYSGPLFNEFVLYTGLAALGDTAMAFILLAFIERVDRRLLTQIGSIGWLLGTIAAAYFAAAQHNLIGMAISIGLIIDAIGGGLTYLAGYLMSSESFPTLARSTGFAITDGLGHLGGAIGPLLLFPLIIATGPITAWAIEAFPVVIAAIILWFTVPKTIGIRLEEINEAHISIEGQSGSIIKGSEIK, translated from the coding sequence ATGAGCAATAAAAATATTTTAGATGAATATCTCGCAAGAATTGACAGATTACCAACGTGGGGCCTTTCGTATGCAATATTATGGGCTATAGGTTTCAGCTATTTTATTACCCTATATGATGCAGTGGGAAATCTAGGGGCTGCGCTTCCTTTCATACCTTTTATTAACGCTTCACAAGCCTCCTTAATAGCCTCATTAGGTCTTTTCGGATACATACCAGGTTCTCTGGGCTTAGGATATTTAGCTGATAGAATAGGCAGAAGACCAGTGTTAATATTAACGGTATTACTAACGGCAATAGGTAGTTTAGGCATGGCCTTATCCATTAACTTCCCTATGCTTGCTGTTTTCAGATTTATCGAAGGGGCTGGTATAGGCGGTGATTTAAACCTTGCCATGGTTTATATTTCAGAATTCGCACCTGCATCAAAAAGAGGTAAATACGCCAATTGGATATACTTATCTGGCTGGATAGCAGTAGGAGTAGGAGCTACCATAGCTGCGTTTTTGGTAACAAGTTTATCGTCAATCGGTTGGAGATTAGCCTTCGGAATAGCTGCAATTATGGGATTTGCTGCATTAGTTTTAAGAACTAAGGCACCAGAGACTGTTAGATTTTTAGTTAAAAAAGGTAGAATTAAGGAAGCTGAGAGTATTGTTAAAATAATGGAAGAGACTTCTATGAGAAGAGCAAAGATAGAGTCTTTACCTCAGCCTAGAGTAATACAGTATACCTATCAGATTACAAATCCCTTTTCTATCCTAGCTAATAAAATATTTCTCAAAAGATTAATAGGGCTAGTTATATTCTGGTTCTTCCTTTATTTCGTACAGTACACATTCTCCCTTTTATGGGATTATTACGGAAAATTCTTAGGGTATTCTGGACCATTATTTAATGAATTTGTACTATATACTGGGCTAGCCGCATTAGGAGATACTGCAATGGCTTTTATCTTATTAGCATTTATAGAAAGAGTAGATAGAAGATTGTTAACACAAATAGGTTCAATTGGTTGGCTCTTGGGCACAATCGCAGCTGCATATTTTGCTGCGGCTCAACACAATTTAATTGGAATGGCAATTTCAATAGGCCTAATAATAGATGCAATAGGAGGAGGACTAACATATCTGGCAGGATATTTAATGAGTAGTGAATCTTTTCCCACTTTAGCTAGGTCTACTGGTTTTGCAATAACTGATGGTCTTGGACATTTAGGAGGAGCAATTGGACCATTACTACTTTTCCCGTTAATTATAGCTACTGGGCCCATAACTGCATGGGCTATAGAGGCTTTTCCAGTAGTTATAGCTGCTATAATATTATGGTTTACAGTGCCTAAAACAATTGGTATTAGGCTAGAGGAAATTAACGAAGCGCATATAAGTATAGAAGGGCAGTCTGGTAGCATTATAAAAGGTAGTGAAATTAAGTGA